CCAGGGTCAAGACATCGCCCCACACATTGCTGCCGGCTAAAGAAAATTTGCCGGCGCCGCCGGCAATAACGCCATACAGGCCGAGAAAAGCCAGAGCTGCGCCGATCACCATCGGCGTATCCATCCGTTCACCGCCGGCAAAATGATTGGCAACCGTAACCAGCGCGGGCGTAGCGGCCAGAATCATGGCGGAATTCGCGGTGGTGGTGCGCGCAATGCCCTCGATAAAAAAAATTTGATACAAGGTGATATAAAGGAAACTCAATCCTGCAATGGGTAAAACCTCCTGCCGCGTGATGCGCAATTCTATGCCGCGCGAGCGCGCGATAAAATAGAGAAGAAAACTCGAGAGTATGAAGCGTACCGCGTTGAATGCTAACGGTGAGAATTGTTTAAAACTGGCTTTGACAATGGCGTAATTCGTCCCCCAAATCAAAACAACCAAGAGCATGAGCGCTTCGGTGGAATAAGGCGCTAGGAT
This sequence is a window from Cytophagia bacterium CHB2. Protein-coding genes within it:
- a CDS encoding DMT family transporter, whose product is MENTLRATEAAEQSQTGKFILAPYSTEALMLLVVLIWGTNYAIVKASFKQFSPLAFNAVRFILSSFLLYFIARSRGIELRITRQEVLPIAGLSFLYITLYQIFFIEGIARTTTANSAMILAATPALVTVANHFAGGERMDTPMVIGAALAFLGLYGVIAGGAGKFSLAGSNVWGDVLTLGSVLCWSAYTVLARPHLKRFSPLKLTVLSNIFGTLPMLLWSLPALQAQDWLAIDFNGWLGACYSGVFSIAVSYIIWNFSLAKIGANKTAIYSNVVPVVAVLTGVLFLNEHMSQMQILGAICVIAGIVLARWRMY